A region from the Hypomesus transpacificus isolate Combined female chromosome 11, fHypTra1, whole genome shotgun sequence genome encodes:
- the mlh1 gene encoding DNA mismatch repair protein Mlh1 isoform X2 yields the protein MAGVIRRLDETVVNRIAAGEVIQRPANAIKEMLENCLDAKSTNIQVAVKEGGLKLIQIQDNGTGIRKDDMDIVCERFTTSKLQTFEDLTGISTYGFRGEALASISHVAHVTITTKTADAKCAYRATYCDGKLKTQPKPCAGNQGTQIIVEDLFYNVTTRRKALKSPSEEYSRIVEVVSRYAIHNSGKSLSVKKQGETMADVRTLPNASILDNIRVVFGNAVSRELLEVGCEDQKLTFKLNGYISNANYSVKKCILILFINHRLVESNALKKAVETVYAAYLPKNTHPFLYLSLEIAPHNIDVNVHPTKHEVHFLHEDCIIESVQKHIESKLLGSNSSRTYFTQTLLPRPSVSSDVKPSTSSTAESSERTYAHQMVRTDCRAQKLDAFLLPKEKAASASQASVEPVSRPQPPAQDTDEMDDADMLEALEEQETSSEPRPGTSSDTLDDYSRKRPRVAQKEKQEDLTAADTPRRRVIKLTSVRELRDEITELAHTGLQEMLQNLSFVGCVNPQWTLIQHHTKLYLLNTTKLSQELFYQILIYDFGNFGVLRLSTPAPLYELAMLALDSEESGWSEEDGSKEGLAQYIVDFLKKKTEMLEDYFSFEIDEEGNLTGLPLLLDKYTPIMEGLPMFVLRLATEVNWDDEKEFFRDFSRECSQFYSIRKQYILEPEPEEEEQFMLCVAGYRAELMALEG from the exons ATGGCCGGAGTTATTCGAAGACTGGATGAGACAGTTGTCAATCGGATTGCTGCAGGAGAGGTGATTCAACGTCCAGCTAATGCAATCAAAGAAATGCTGGAGAACTG TCTGGATGCTAAATCCACCAACATACAGGTTGCTGTCAAGGAGGGAGGACTGAAACTGATCCAGATTCAGGATAATGGCACTGGCATCAGG AAAGACGACATGGACATAGTTTGCGAACGGTTTACAACAAGTAAGCTCCAGACATTTGAAGACCTCACAGGTATCTCAACGTATGGCTTCAGAGGAGAG gCCCTAGCCAGTATAAGTCATGTGGCCCATGTGACAATAACAACCAAAACTGCTGATGCCAAATGCGCTTACAG agcaacttacTGTGATGGTAAACTAAAGACTCAACCCAAACCCTGTGCTGGTAACCAGGGGACACAAATCATT GTGGAGGATCTGTTTTACAATGTGACTACCAGAAGGAAAGCCCTGAAGAGCCCCAGTGAGGAGTACTCCAGGATTGTAGAGGTGGTGAGCAG GTATGCCATACATAATTCTGGAAAAAGCTTATCTGTCAAAAAG CAAGGGGAAACCATGGCTGATGTCAGGACCCTACCAAATGCCTCCATACTGGACAACATCCGGGTAGTGTTTGGTAATGCAGTCAGCAG GGAGCTTTTAGAAGTAGGCTGTGAGGATCAGAAGCTTACCTTCAAGCTGAATGGCTACATCTCAAATGCCAACTACTCAGTCAAGAAATGcatcctcatcctcttcatTAACC ATCGTCTGGTAGAATCAAATGCCTTGAAAAAAGCAGTAGAAACGGTTTATGCTGCCTACCTACCCAAAAACACTCATCCTTTCCTCTATCTCAG CCTGGAGATAGCACCACACAATATAGATGTCAACGTTCATCCCACCAAACATGAGGTGCACTTTCTCCATGAAGACTGCATCATCGAGAGTGTCCAGAAACACATAGAGAGTAAATTGCTGGGCTCCAACTCCTCACGTACATACTTTACACAG ACCTTGCTGCCCAGGCCGTCCGTCTCTAGTGACGTGAAGCCCTCTACCAGCTCCACTGCAGAATCCAGCGAGCGGACGTACGCCCATCAGATGGTGAGGACTGACTGTCGAGCCCAGAAACTGGATGCCTTCCTGCTGCCTAAAGAGAAGGCAGCCTCTGCCAGTCAGGCCAGTGTGGAGCCTGTGTCCAGACCGCAGCCTCCTGCACAAGACACAGATGAGATGGACGATGCAGATATGCTGGAGGCCTTGGAGGAACAAGAAACCAGTTCAGAGCCCCGTCCAGGAACTAGCTCAGACACACTAGATGATTATTCCAG GAAGAGGCCTCGTGTCGCCCAAAAAGAGAAGCAGGAGGACCTAACAGCTGCAGACACTCCCAGAAGACGAGTCATCAAGCTAACCAGTGTGAGGGAGCTAAGAGATGAGATTACTGAACTGGCACATACAG GTCTTCAAGAGATGCTTCAGAACCTCTCGTTTGTTGGCTGTGTCAACCCCCAGTGGACTCTTATCCAGCACCACACCAAGTTGTACCTCCTCAACACCACTAAACTCAg CCAGGAACTTTTCTACCAGATATTGATCTATGACTTTGGGAACTTTGGTGTGTTGAGACTGTCT ACTCCAGCGCCGCTGTATGAGTTGGCTATGCTGGCACTGGACTCTGAAGAGAGTGGCTGGTCAGAGGAGGATGGGTCTAAGGAGGGCCTGGCCCAGTACATAGTGGacttcctgaagaagaagacagagatGCTGGAGGATTACTTCTCCTTTGAGATAGATGAG GAGGGGAACCTAACTGGGCTGCCGCTGCTGCTAGACAAATACACTCCTATCATGGAAGGTCTGCCCATGTTTGTCCTACGGTTAGCCACTGAG GTGAActgggatgatgagaaggaGTTCTTCCGAGATTTCAGCCGAGAGTGCAGCCAGTTCTACTCCATCAGAAAGCAGTATATCCTGGAGCCAGAgccagaagaggaggagcag TTTATGCTTTGTGTTGCAGGATACAGAGCTGAACTCATGGCGTTGGAAGGTTGA
- the mlh1 gene encoding DNA mismatch repair protein Mlh1 isoform X1, with protein sequence MAGVIRRLDETVVNRIAAGEVIQRPANAIKEMLENCLDAKSTNIQVAVKEGGLKLIQIQDNGTGIRKDDMDIVCERFTTSKLQTFEDLTGISTYGFRGEALASISHVAHVTITTKTADAKCAYRATYCDGKLKTQPKPCAGNQGTQIIVEDLFYNVTTRRKALKSPSEEYSRIVEVVSRYAIHNSGKSLSVKKQGETMADVRTLPNASILDNIRVVFGNAVSRELLEVGCEDQKLTFKLNGYISNANYSVKKCILILFINHRLVESNALKKAVETVYAAYLPKNTHPFLYLSLEIAPHNIDVNVHPTKHEVHFLHEDCIIESVQKHIESKLLGSNSSRTYFTQTLLPRPSVSSDVKPSTSSTAESSERTYAHQMVRTDCRAQKLDAFLLPKEKAASASQASVEPVSRPQPPAQDTDEMDDADMLEALEEQETSSEPRPGTSSDTLDDYSRKRPRVAQKEKQEDLTAADTPRRRVIKLTSVRELRDEITELAHTGLQEMLQNLSFVGCVNPQWTLIQHHTKLYLLNTTKLSQELFYQILIYDFGNFGVLRLSTPAPLYELAMLALDSEESGWSEEDGSKEGLAQYIVDFLKKKTEMLEDYFSFEIDEEGNLTGLPLLLDKYTPIMEGLPMFVLRLATEVNWDDEKEFFRDFSRECSQFYSIRKQYILEPEPEEEEQDTELNSWRWKVEHIIFKAFRSLFSPPKHFSEDGSVLQIANLPDLYKVFERC encoded by the exons ATGGCCGGAGTTATTCGAAGACTGGATGAGACAGTTGTCAATCGGATTGCTGCAGGAGAGGTGATTCAACGTCCAGCTAATGCAATCAAAGAAATGCTGGAGAACTG TCTGGATGCTAAATCCACCAACATACAGGTTGCTGTCAAGGAGGGAGGACTGAAACTGATCCAGATTCAGGATAATGGCACTGGCATCAGG AAAGACGACATGGACATAGTTTGCGAACGGTTTACAACAAGTAAGCTCCAGACATTTGAAGACCTCACAGGTATCTCAACGTATGGCTTCAGAGGAGAG gCCCTAGCCAGTATAAGTCATGTGGCCCATGTGACAATAACAACCAAAACTGCTGATGCCAAATGCGCTTACAG agcaacttacTGTGATGGTAAACTAAAGACTCAACCCAAACCCTGTGCTGGTAACCAGGGGACACAAATCATT GTGGAGGATCTGTTTTACAATGTGACTACCAGAAGGAAAGCCCTGAAGAGCCCCAGTGAGGAGTACTCCAGGATTGTAGAGGTGGTGAGCAG GTATGCCATACATAATTCTGGAAAAAGCTTATCTGTCAAAAAG CAAGGGGAAACCATGGCTGATGTCAGGACCCTACCAAATGCCTCCATACTGGACAACATCCGGGTAGTGTTTGGTAATGCAGTCAGCAG GGAGCTTTTAGAAGTAGGCTGTGAGGATCAGAAGCTTACCTTCAAGCTGAATGGCTACATCTCAAATGCCAACTACTCAGTCAAGAAATGcatcctcatcctcttcatTAACC ATCGTCTGGTAGAATCAAATGCCTTGAAAAAAGCAGTAGAAACGGTTTATGCTGCCTACCTACCCAAAAACACTCATCCTTTCCTCTATCTCAG CCTGGAGATAGCACCACACAATATAGATGTCAACGTTCATCCCACCAAACATGAGGTGCACTTTCTCCATGAAGACTGCATCATCGAGAGTGTCCAGAAACACATAGAGAGTAAATTGCTGGGCTCCAACTCCTCACGTACATACTTTACACAG ACCTTGCTGCCCAGGCCGTCCGTCTCTAGTGACGTGAAGCCCTCTACCAGCTCCACTGCAGAATCCAGCGAGCGGACGTACGCCCATCAGATGGTGAGGACTGACTGTCGAGCCCAGAAACTGGATGCCTTCCTGCTGCCTAAAGAGAAGGCAGCCTCTGCCAGTCAGGCCAGTGTGGAGCCTGTGTCCAGACCGCAGCCTCCTGCACAAGACACAGATGAGATGGACGATGCAGATATGCTGGAGGCCTTGGAGGAACAAGAAACCAGTTCAGAGCCCCGTCCAGGAACTAGCTCAGACACACTAGATGATTATTCCAG GAAGAGGCCTCGTGTCGCCCAAAAAGAGAAGCAGGAGGACCTAACAGCTGCAGACACTCCCAGAAGACGAGTCATCAAGCTAACCAGTGTGAGGGAGCTAAGAGATGAGATTACTGAACTGGCACATACAG GTCTTCAAGAGATGCTTCAGAACCTCTCGTTTGTTGGCTGTGTCAACCCCCAGTGGACTCTTATCCAGCACCACACCAAGTTGTACCTCCTCAACACCACTAAACTCAg CCAGGAACTTTTCTACCAGATATTGATCTATGACTTTGGGAACTTTGGTGTGTTGAGACTGTCT ACTCCAGCGCCGCTGTATGAGTTGGCTATGCTGGCACTGGACTCTGAAGAGAGTGGCTGGTCAGAGGAGGATGGGTCTAAGGAGGGCCTGGCCCAGTACATAGTGGacttcctgaagaagaagacagagatGCTGGAGGATTACTTCTCCTTTGAGATAGATGAG GAGGGGAACCTAACTGGGCTGCCGCTGCTGCTAGACAAATACACTCCTATCATGGAAGGTCTGCCCATGTTTGTCCTACGGTTAGCCACTGAG GTGAActgggatgatgagaaggaGTTCTTCCGAGATTTCAGCCGAGAGTGCAGCCAGTTCTACTCCATCAGAAAGCAGTATATCCTGGAGCCAGAgccagaagaggaggagcag GATACAGAGCTGAACTCATGGCGTTGGAAGGTTGAGCACATCATCTTTAAAGCATTCCGCAGCCTTTTCAGCCCCCCTAAGCACTTCAGTGAAGATGGTAGTGTGCTCCAGATAGCCAACTTGCCAGACCTCTACAAAGTGTTTGAAAGGTGCTGA